The nucleotide sequence TTACAAACTTCTGATGCTTGTTTTAGGAAGCCTTCTGGTGGAATAACAATCCCTGCTTCCCCTTGAATGGGCTCTACTAAAAAGGCAGCCGTGTTTTCCGTAATGGCTTCTTTTAATGCATCTACATCACCGTAAGGAATGAGCTTAATACCTGGAAGCATCGGGCCAAATCCACGTTGGTACTCTTCATCAGAAGATAGGGAAACAGCGGTCATCGTTCTGCCGTGGAAGTTTCCGACACATGCAATGATTTCCGCTTGATTATCTGCAACACCTTTTACATCGTAAGCCCAACGGCGAGCTGCTTTAACTGCTGTTTCCACCGCTTCTGCTCCTGTGTTCATCGGCAAAGTCATTTCTTTATTCGTCAGTTTGCAAACCTTTTCATACCAAGGCCCTAATTGATCGTTATGAAAAGCTCTAGATGTTAGCGTTACACGATCCGCTTGGTCTTTTAAAGCTTGGATAATTTTCGGATGGCGATGTCCCTGGTTAACAGCGGAATATGCACTAAGCATATCCATATAGCGGTTTCCTTCAGGATCTTCTACCCAAACGCCTTCTGCTTTCGATACCACAATTGGAAGTGGGTGATAGTTTTTTGCTCCGAATTCTTGTGTTTGATCAATGATTTCTTGACTATTTAGTACCATATTACCCCTCCGTTTCATAAATAAGCCATACGCTTTCATTATAACAGGTTTCATCAGTAGTTTCTTTCCTCGCTATGAAATGTTTCACCATATTGGTTAAACATGGTATGATAACCATGATAACAAATAAGGAGGACAAGCGATGAATACACATCTACATATTACCTCTTGGGTATTAGCGATTATTTTGTTACTTGTAGCTTTATCTTTTTATAAAAAAGATAATCAAAAAGTCGGCAAAATTTTACACATGATTTTACGATTAGACTACTTATTGATTCTGTATTCCGGTGGAGCATTATTAACAGGTTATTTTCAAACAGGAGAAATGCTGCCAGAGGTCATTACTAAAGTATTAGCAGGTATTTGGGTAATCGCTGCAGTAGAAATGGTACTAACAAAGACAGCGAAGAATAAGCCAGTTCGTGGAACGTGGATTCAGTTTGCTATAGCTTTAGTGCTTGTGTTAGCACTAGGATTCGGCCGTTTACCGTTAGGTTTATTACCTTAATAACTTTGAAAAATCTTATCGCATTTTTGTGATAAGATTTTTTAATATCAGGAGGGTGGAGTAACTTATGAATTCATTTTTTTATGGGCTTTTTGCTGTCGTTTTAGCTATTTTATCCTTGTACACAGGGGAAGTCGTGACGTTTCTAATGCTTGGATTTATTCTAATCAGCTTGCAAAATATCAACATGACATTAAAGAAATTAGTGAAGCAGAAAGAAAGCGACTAGGTTTCTGCACGTTTTTGGCGCATCCTGCATAGCCTGTAAGGTGGAAAATAAAGAAAGGATGTTGTCAGCATGTGTGGAATTACCGGTTGGGTTGATTTCAATCGTGATTTATCCAAAGAAACTTCCAATATCCGAAAGATGTCGGACGCGATTAAACATAGAGGACCAGATGCGTATGGGGAATGGATCGAAAAAGATTATGCATTTGGACACCGACGCCTGATTGTAGTAGACCCAGACGGTGGAAAACAACCGATGGAATGTACCGTCGAGGACGACAGTTTTGTTCTTGTTTATAATGGTGAATTATATAATACAGAAGACATTCGGAAAGAACTACTTAATTTGGGATGGACGTTTAACGGACATTCCGATACAGAAGTGTTATTGAAAAGCTATGCACAGTGGCGGGAGAAATGTGTGGAGAAGTTTAATGGGATCTTTGCATTCGCAATTTGGGATACGGAAAAAGAACATTTATTTGTAGCTCGAGATCGCGTAGGGGTCAAGCCGCTTTTCTATACAGAAAAGGACGGGGGCTTTCTCTTTGGTTCTGAAAT is from Radiobacillus kanasensis and encodes:
- a CDS encoding ornithine--oxo-acid transaminase; amino-acid sequence: MVLNSQEIIDQTQEFGAKNYHPLPIVVSKAEGVWVEDPEGNRYMDMLSAYSAVNQGHRHPKIIQALKDQADRVTLTSRAFHNDQLGPWYEKVCKLTNKEMTLPMNTGAEAVETAVKAARRWAYDVKGVADNQAEIIACVGNFHGRTMTAVSLSSDEEYQRGFGPMLPGIKLIPYGDVDALKEAITENTAAFLVEPIQGEAGIVIPPEGFLKQASEVCKENKVLFIADEIQAGLARSGKMFACDWENVSPDILILGKALGGGVFPISCVVANRDVLGVFNPGSHGSTFGGNPLACAVSIASLEVLEEEKLADRSLELGTYMMDELKKINNPAIKEIRGKGLFIGVELNEPARSYCEQLKEKGLLCKETHENVIRFAPPLVIEKEDLDWAISKIKEVLTV
- a CDS encoding YisL family protein, whose amino-acid sequence is MNTHLHITSWVLAIILLLVALSFYKKDNQKVGKILHMILRLDYLLILYSGGALLTGYFQTGEMLPEVITKVLAGIWVIAAVEMVLTKTAKNKPVRGTWIQFAIALVLVLALGFGRLPLGLLP